From Pelagibacterium flavum:
GGAAGTGGCCCGCGATCTGGGCGCCGATTGTCTGGCGACCGGTCATTATGTCCGCTCACGCATTGTCGATGGCAAGCGCCAGCTTTTGCGCCCGCTCGATGGCGACAAGGACCAGACCTATTTCCTGTTTGCCACGACAGCGGGCCAGCTCGATTTCCTGCGCTTTCCGCTGGGCAACATGACCAAGGACGAAACGCGGGAATTGGCACGCGACATGGGGCTGGTGGTTGCCGAAAAAAGCGACAGCCAGGACATCTGTTTCGTGCCCAAGGGCTCTTATTCCGATGTGATCAAGAAGCTGATGCCCGAAGCCGAAAAGCCCGGCGATATCGTCGATGCCCATGGCCGCGTACTCGGGCGCCACAAGGGGATCATCCATTACACCATCGGGCAGCGGCGCGGCCTGGGCATTGCTTCGGGCGACCCGCTCTATGTGTTGCGGCTGGACGCCAAAACCCAGCAGGTGGTGGTGGGACCGAAATCTGCGCTCACGGCGCGGACGGTGCGGCTGCGTGACCTCAACTGGCTCGGGCCGCGTCCGCTGGCGGAAATGGCAGATGGCAATGGGCTGGCGCTCGAAGCCAAGGTGCGCTCGACGCGCGCGCCGCAGGAAGCCGTGGTCAATATTCGGGACGGCGAGGTCTATGTCACGCTGATCGCCGGGGAAACCGGCATCGCGCCGGGGCAGGCCTGCGTTCTTTATTCCGACGACAGCGCAGATGCACAGGTTCTGGGCGGCGGGTTCATTGCCGAGGCGGTGCCGTCGGCGCTGGTCGCCTGACATAGCATCGCTATTGGGCGTCCTGAATCTCTTCTGGCGTTTCGGCGGCGGGCTCTGAGCCCGGTTCGATCGTCGAAAGGTCCTCGACTGCTGTCGATCCGGCGACATTGCCTTCGCCCCATTCATTGATGGTTGCGATGATTGTTGCACCAATGGTGATGACGGCCAGGGCGCCAAAGATCAGAAGGATGATGCGATTGCCCCAATTGGGCTTTTCGGTCTCGGCCATGGCGTTCTCCTTGCTGAAGGCAGGTTGGTGCCTCTGACATAAGGCCGTGCGAGAAAAAATTCCAAGGATATTGCCGCGCCAATCGTCACACGTGCAAATAGACGTCGCGCGTGGCAGCTGAAAGGGCAGGGGTGGATCAGATTCTGGCAACAGAGGATACCATCGCCCGCGCGGCGAAGGGCGACCGCGCGGCCTTTGCCGCGCTGGTCTCGCTCCATTACGATTTTCTCTACCGCACGGCGTATAAATGGTGCGGAAATCGCGAAGACGCTGAAGACGTAACCCAGGATGTCTGCATCAAGCTGGCAACGGCGATTTCCGGTTTCGACGGGCGGTCTGCCTTTACCAGTTGGCTCTATCGGATCGTGCTCAACGCGGTGCGGGACCGGCAGCGACAGGGTGTTCGGCGCAGTCGACAGAGCGAAGCCCTCGCGCATGTGACGGCAAGCGAAATGGCGCCCGAACAGGAAAGTGTCGCCACCCAATCGCAAATCTGGGACGCCGTCCGCAAGCTTCCGGAAAAGCAACGTGATGCGGTTCTGCTGGTCTATGGGGAGGATATGGCGCATGCGGAGGCTGCGGCCATCATGGGAACCAGGGAATCCACCGTCTCCTGGTATGTTCATGAGGCCAAAAAGGCCCTGAAAGGCTTGGTTTAGATATGGACGACAAGCTCAAATCCGCACTCGGCGGCGTGACGCCTCCCCCGGCCTCCAGCGACGCGCGCGAACTGGCGCTGGCCGCCGCCATGACCGCCTTCGATGATGCGCAAGAGCAGAAAAATGCGCATGGCGTCCAAGGAATGCGCTCGGGTGAGCGTCTCAGGTCCATCGTTTCCAAGATCAAAGGGACATGGACAATGGATATGCGTATTCCGCTCGGCGCGACATTCGCCGCGCTTTTGGTGCTGCCGCTCGGCGTCGCCATGATGAACCGGACGCCGCTGACGCCTCTCGACCAGCTTTTCGAACGGCCCGAACAGGAAAGCGCCGGACGCGAAAGGGTGCAGGCCGAAGCGCCGCAAGCGGAGACATCGGCTGGCGTGTCATCCGATATGGAGATGGCCGATACCATGATTGCCGAACCGGCGCCCATGCCTGCGGCCGCGCCGGCCCCGGTGATGACGCAGAGACTGTCCAATGTCATGCCCTCGGGCGCCCAGGAATTCGGAGGTGCAGCGAGCGGTGTGTCAGGAGACCGGTTTACCGCGTTCGATGAAGGCGGCGTGCAGATCGTTGCCGACAATCCGGTTTCGACCTTCTCGATCGATGTGGACACCGCCGCCTATGCCTATGTCCGTCGTTCGCTGGAAATGGGGCAAATCCCACCGGCCGACGCGGTGCGGGTCGAGGAACTCGTCAACTATTTCGACTACAATTATCCCGCTCCGGTCGGCGACGCGCCATTCGAGACATCTGTGGCTGTGACGGAATCGCCGTGGAACCCGGAGAACCGGCTGGTTCATATCGGAATACAAGGCGAA
This genomic window contains:
- the mnmA gene encoding tRNA 2-thiouridine(34) synthase MnmA is translated as MVNSLGFDRPPGETRVVVAMSGGVDSSVVAGLLAREGYEVIGVTLQLYDHGEATFRKGSCCAGQDIHDARRVSATLGIPHYVLDYEERFRKAVIEPFAESYALGETPIPCVSCNQSVKFVDLMEVARDLGADCLATGHYVRSRIVDGKRQLLRPLDGDKDQTYFLFATTAGQLDFLRFPLGNMTKDETRELARDMGLVVAEKSDSQDICFVPKGSYSDVIKKLMPEAEKPGDIVDAHGRVLGRHKGIIHYTIGQRRGLGIASGDPLYVLRLDAKTQQVVVGPKSALTARTVRLRDLNWLGPRPLAEMADGNGLALEAKVRSTRAPQEAVVNIRDGEVYVTLIAGETGIAPGQACVLYSDDSADAQVLGGGFIAEAVPSALVA
- a CDS encoding RNA polymerase sigma factor — its product is MDQILATEDTIARAAKGDRAAFAALVSLHYDFLYRTAYKWCGNREDAEDVTQDVCIKLATAISGFDGRSAFTSWLYRIVLNAVRDRQRQGVRRSRQSEALAHVTASEMAPEQESVATQSQIWDAVRKLPEKQRDAVLLVYGEDMAHAEAAAIMGTRESTVSWYVHEAKKALKGLV